A window of Sphingobacterium sp. lm-10 contains these coding sequences:
- the nuoB gene encoding NADH-quinone oxidoreductase subunit NuoB, with translation MEQAGQQGGVMIAKMDDLLNWARLSSLWPLSFGIACCAIEMMGAMAANYDLDRLGVFPRPSPRQSDVMIIAGTVTFKMADRIKKLYEQMPEPRYVISMGSCSNCGGPYWQHGYHVVKGVDKIIPVDVYVQGCPPRPEALIGAFLELQKIIEKENLLRDNIFPQAVLNT, from the coding sequence ATGGAGCAAGCAGGACAACAGGGCGGTGTAATGATCGCCAAGATGGACGACCTATTAAATTGGGCTCGGCTATCTTCTCTTTGGCCACTCAGCTTCGGGATCGCCTGCTGTGCCATAGAAATGATGGGGGCCATGGCCGCCAATTATGATCTGGATCGCTTAGGCGTATTCCCTCGGCCCTCACCACGTCAATCTGACGTGATGATTATTGCCGGTACCGTTACATTTAAAATGGCTGACCGAATCAAAAAATTGTACGAACAAATGCCTGAACCCAGGTACGTTATCTCGATGGGGTCATGTTCTAATTGTGGTGGTCCCTACTGGCAGCATGGTTATCACGTGGTAAAGGGAGTGGACAAGATCATCCCAGTAGATGTGTATGTACAAGGCTGTCCGCCGAGGCCAGAGGCATTGATTGGTGCATTTTTAGAATTACAGAAAATAATAGAAAAGGAAAATCTGCTCAGGGATAATATCTTCCCGCAAGCAGTATTAAATACATAA
- the arfB gene encoding alternative ribosome rescue aminoacyl-tRNA hydrolase ArfB: protein MDKEWLSNEIWFKTARSGGAGGQHVNKVESKVMLFWDVKNSRYFEDHQKNTLLSRLGNRISNDGVLLLESSQSRSQLENKEDVTQRFFVLLEEALKPVKKRIPTRIPKSKVLKRLDRKKKQSEKKKQRKRYDL, encoded by the coding sequence ATGGATAAAGAGTGGCTCTCAAACGAAATTTGGTTTAAAACAGCTCGCTCTGGTGGTGCTGGCGGGCAGCATGTTAACAAGGTAGAGAGCAAAGTAATGCTATTTTGGGATGTGAAGAATTCCAGGTATTTTGAAGACCATCAGAAAAATACTCTTCTATCCCGATTGGGAAATAGGATATCGAATGATGGCGTACTATTATTAGAATCTTCACAAAGCAGAAGCCAGCTAGAGAATAAAGAGGATGTGACCCAACGGTTCTTCGTGTTGCTGGAAGAAGCACTTAAACCCGTCAAGAAACGTATCCCAACTAGAATTCCCAAATCCAAAGTCCTCAAGCGATTGGATCGAAAGAAGAAACAATCAGAGAAAAAGAAACAACGAAAACGTTACGACCTGTAA
- a CDS encoding sigma-70 family RNA polymerase sigma factor, translating into MKILKKLGDQELIQAYVSGDERALQVLLERHKSKIFTSIYLQVKDDFLAEDIFQETFIKVINTLQAGRYNDEGKFLPWVMRIAHNMVIDHFRKEKRAPSVVSNDGFDIFEVLQFSDDNAESKLVKDQRDVDLKKLIQLLPDDQKEVLIMRHFCDMSFKDIADVTEVSINTALGRMRYALSNLRKMIEDHQMILQTG; encoded by the coding sequence ATGAAAATATTAAAAAAATTGGGTGATCAAGAGTTGATCCAAGCGTACGTTTCAGGTGATGAAAGAGCCCTTCAGGTTCTTCTAGAACGACATAAATCGAAGATTTTCACGTCGATCTACCTTCAGGTCAAGGACGACTTCCTGGCCGAAGATATATTCCAAGAGACTTTTATAAAAGTAATCAATACCTTGCAGGCAGGTCGCTATAATGATGAAGGTAAGTTTTTGCCTTGGGTTATGCGCATTGCACACAACATGGTTATCGATCATTTCCGTAAAGAGAAAAGGGCACCATCCGTGGTTAGCAATGATGGGTTTGATATTTTTGAAGTGTTACAGTTTTCGGACGACAATGCCGAATCTAAGCTGGTAAAAGATCAGCGAGATGTAGACCTTAAAAAGCTTATCCAGCTCCTTCCAGACGATCAGAAAGAAGTGCTGATTATGAGACATTTTTGCGACATGAGCTTTAAAGATATCGCTGATGTGACAGAAGTCAGTATCAATACGGCCTTGGGACGTATGCGATATGCTTTGAGTAATTTGCGTAAGATGATAGAAGATCACCAGATGATACTTCAAACGGGATAG
- a CDS encoding S-ribosylhomocysteine lyase, whose protein sequence is MYTKEKATVNSFTVDHTKLKQGIYAKASPTDSTKLETYTTYDIRMIRPNSPERMLSPEVMHTLEHCFATEIRTILGDEVIYVGPMGCCTGFYVVLAGIDRTPQQVAELMQEVLEIVLEEGYEVPFQNPISCGNYTFMDFPASKEAAKNYLNLIKAGELAFEYPYIQEN, encoded by the coding sequence ATGTATACAAAAGAAAAAGCAACGGTCAATAGTTTCACGGTAGATCATACCAAATTGAAGCAAGGAATTTATGCGAAAGCTTCTCCTACCGATAGTACTAAGCTAGAAACTTACACGACGTACGACATTCGTATGATCAGACCAAATTCTCCTGAACGCATGTTGTCACCCGAAGTAATGCATACGTTGGAACATTGTTTCGCAACGGAGATCAGGACTATTTTAGGTGATGAAGTAATCTATGTTGGTCCTATGGGATGTTGTACAGGTTTTTATGTGGTACTGGCTGGCATAGATCGTACGCCGCAACAAGTAGCTGAACTGATGCAAGAGGTATTAGAAATCGTATTGGAGGAGGGCTATGAAGTGCCGTTCCAAAATCCGATTAGTTGTGGAAATTATACCTTCATGGATTTTCCTGCATCGAAAGAAGCTGCTAAGAATTATTTGAACCTAATCAAGGCAGGAGAGTTAGCATTTGAGTACCCATATATTCAAGAAAATTAA
- a CDS encoding 5-(carboxyamino)imidazole ribonucleotide synthase: MGKDFYGDLRLGILGGGQLGRMLIQDAINYNVNIHVLDPDQNAPCKRLCNHFEVGSLADFDTVYNFGKGLDLITIEIEKVNVDALEKLEDEGVVVYPQSRVIRLIQDKGLQKQFFKQNDIPTAPFQFVSANEGLRQIDWSFPYIQKLRKDGYDGKGVKKINSASDYETAFNEPSIIEKMVDFEKEIAIIVARNDQGDVSTFPMVEMEFNPQANLVEFLISPSTYSNEIQTEAEEIAKKIAHDLQIVGVLAVEMFLTKTGEILVNELAPRPHNSGHQTIEGNVTSQFNQHLRAIFNLPLGDTSTINHAVMVNVLGEDGYDGLAKYEGVEDVLSIDGVYLHLYGKKITKPFRKMGHVCIVHADRETAITNARKVQSILKVKA; encoded by the coding sequence ATGGGAAAAGATTTTTATGGGGACTTACGTTTGGGTATTCTGGGCGGTGGCCAATTAGGCCGTATGCTTATCCAAGACGCGATTAATTACAACGTGAACATTCACGTGTTGGATCCTGACCAGAATGCCCCTTGCAAACGACTCTGTAACCACTTTGAAGTAGGCTCCCTTGCCGACTTCGACACCGTGTACAACTTCGGTAAAGGTCTAGATTTGATCACTATCGAAATCGAAAAAGTGAATGTAGACGCCTTAGAAAAATTAGAAGATGAAGGCGTCGTGGTCTACCCGCAATCACGGGTTATCCGCTTAATTCAGGACAAAGGCCTACAAAAACAATTCTTCAAACAGAATGATATTCCTACAGCACCCTTTCAATTTGTATCTGCCAACGAAGGCTTGCGTCAAATAGATTGGTCATTCCCGTACATACAAAAACTACGTAAAGACGGCTATGATGGAAAAGGTGTAAAGAAAATAAACAGCGCTTCAGATTATGAAACGGCTTTTAACGAACCTTCCATTATCGAAAAGATGGTAGACTTCGAGAAAGAAATAGCCATCATTGTTGCGCGTAACGATCAGGGAGATGTATCTACCTTTCCGATGGTAGAGATGGAGTTTAATCCACAGGCCAATTTGGTCGAATTCCTAATATCTCCTTCCACGTATTCCAACGAAATACAGACGGAAGCGGAAGAGATTGCCAAGAAAATTGCACATGATCTGCAGATCGTTGGTGTTTTGGCAGTAGAGATGTTTCTCACTAAAACTGGAGAAATCCTCGTAAACGAATTGGCTCCAAGACCCCATAATAGTGGTCACCAAACTATTGAAGGAAATGTGACCTCACAATTTAACCAGCACTTGCGTGCGATTTTTAACTTGCCACTAGGCGATACGTCGACGATCAATCATGCGGTGATGGTCAATGTGCTGGGAGAAGATGGATACGATGGCTTGGCAAAGTACGAGGGAGTAGAAGATGTATTAAGTATCGATGGTGTGTATTTGCATCTGTACGGCAAAAAAATAACAAAACCTTTTCGCAAAATGGGACACGTATGTATCGTGCATGCAGACCGCGAAACGGCCATCACTAATGCGCGCAAAGTGCAATCTATTTTAAAAGTTAAAGCATAA
- the frr gene encoding ribosome recycling factor produces MNELISLELDDCKDGMNKSVAHTENELTKIRAGKATPGMLDGVSVDYYGSATPLAQVSNVNTPDARTIVIQPWEKSLIGAIEKAIVDANLGLNPQNDGIVIRLAVPALTEERRRDLVKKVKEEAERGRIAIRNIRKDANESIKKLKNDGVSEDEIKTGEAEVQKLTDSYIVKVDQLAELKEKDVMTV; encoded by the coding sequence ATGAATGAGTTAATTTCTCTCGAACTAGACGACTGTAAAGACGGCATGAATAAATCGGTAGCACATACCGAAAATGAATTGACAAAAATTCGTGCTGGAAAAGCAACTCCAGGCATGCTAGATGGCGTTTCTGTAGATTATTACGGCTCCGCTACACCATTGGCACAAGTAAGTAACGTCAACACGCCGGATGCGCGTACGATTGTAATTCAGCCGTGGGAAAAATCGCTGATTGGCGCTATTGAGAAAGCGATTGTTGATGCTAACTTAGGACTGAATCCTCAAAATGATGGTATTGTCATCCGTTTGGCAGTTCCTGCACTTACCGAGGAAAGAAGAAGAGATTTGGTTAAAAAGGTGAAAGAAGAAGCCGAACGCGGTCGTATTGCGATCCGCAACATCCGCAAGGACGCCAATGAGTCAATCAAAAAGTTGAAAAATGACGGCGTTTCCGAAGATGAAATAAAAACAGGCGAAGCAGAAGTGCAGAAACTGACAGACAGCTATATTGTCAAAGTGGATCAACTAGCAGAATTAAAAGAGAAAGACGTCATGACGGTTTAG
- a CDS encoding sugar phosphate isomerase/epimerase has translation MKSINRRNFLRHSGLGLAAAALAPHWLSCSSSDDTTGSPFKNIGIQLFTLRDLLAQDAKMVLENVGKIGYKHVETFGVNTENNSFWGLPLADLTKILKDNNLKTHSGHYDLTNYFTKGSTQPEDLDKYIEIAHTLDQKYIVAPVPPMNDLNGLTASDYQYFAEQLNAAGELSKKAGIKMAYHNHFWEFRPFGNGTKGLDILIAFTDPELVDFELDIYWTVKAGEKPQTYFEKYPNRFPMWHIKDMDRNFSDPLEVPQANPRTGKREPMQLEEIFKQIKYTEVGSGSIDFANIIRFDEQSGLKYAFVEQDEIYMPDKFESIKKSYDYVQRNLAG, from the coding sequence ATGAAATCTATTAATCGAAGAAATTTCTTACGCCATTCTGGCCTCGGCTTAGCCGCAGCAGCGTTGGCGCCACATTGGCTATCCTGTAGCTCTTCAGATGATACTACTGGCTCTCCTTTCAAAAACATCGGAATTCAATTATTCACCCTCCGTGACTTGCTTGCTCAAGATGCGAAGATGGTGTTAGAGAATGTCGGAAAGATAGGCTATAAACATGTTGAAACATTTGGTGTAAACACCGAAAACAACAGTTTTTGGGGATTGCCGCTCGCCGATCTCACAAAGATTCTGAAAGACAATAATCTGAAAACACATAGTGGACATTACGATTTGACCAACTATTTCACCAAGGGCAGTACGCAACCCGAAGACCTAGATAAATATATAGAGATCGCACATACCCTGGACCAAAAATACATCGTGGCACCAGTACCTCCGATGAACGATCTGAATGGCTTAACGGCATCCGATTACCAATATTTTGCGGAGCAGTTAAACGCGGCTGGTGAATTGTCCAAGAAAGCAGGAATTAAAATGGCGTATCACAATCATTTTTGGGAATTCAGACCATTTGGCAATGGCACCAAAGGATTGGATATTCTGATTGCTTTTACCGACCCGGAACTCGTAGACTTTGAGCTGGATATTTATTGGACCGTAAAAGCCGGTGAAAAACCACAAACATACTTTGAAAAATATCCTAACAGATTTCCAATGTGGCATATCAAAGATATGGATCGTAATTTTAGCGACCCACTGGAAGTACCACAAGCCAATCCACGTACTGGTAAACGGGAGCCGATGCAACTGGAAGAAATCTTCAAACAAATCAAATACACAGAAGTAGGATCAGGAAGTATTGATTTTGCGAATATCATCCGTTTTGATGAGCAGTCAGGTTTGAAATATGCTTTTGTAGAACAAGATGAAATTTACATGCCCGACAAATTCGAAAGCATAAAGAAGAGCTATGACTATGTGCAGCGTAATTTAGCCGGATAA
- a CDS encoding zinc metallopeptidase, with the protein MYWIIFIGIAVISWIVQYRFKSKFKKYSETPLTSGLSGAEVAEKMLRDNGLTDVEIISVEGQLTDHYNPANKTVNLSPEVYNGRSVAAAAVASHECGHAVQHATAYSWLQFRSAMVPIVSIASRMTTWVLLGGILLMAFSGNIWVLAIGVGALALTTLFSFITLPVEFDASNRALAWLDSAQITHSTEEHDGAKDALKWAAMTYVVAALASLATLLYYAYILFGRRD; encoded by the coding sequence ATGTATTGGATTATTTTTATAGGAATCGCCGTAATCAGTTGGATCGTACAATATCGATTCAAAAGTAAGTTTAAGAAATACTCAGAAACCCCTTTAACATCGGGTCTATCTGGTGCTGAGGTGGCTGAAAAAATGCTTCGTGATAACGGACTGACAGATGTAGAGATTATTTCGGTAGAAGGTCAACTGACGGATCACTATAATCCGGCGAATAAAACCGTAAACTTGAGCCCTGAAGTATATAATGGCCGTAGCGTAGCGGCAGCAGCAGTTGCTTCTCACGAATGTGGCCATGCGGTACAGCATGCTACAGCATACTCTTGGCTACAATTCCGGTCGGCAATGGTGCCAATCGTAAGTATCGCTTCACGAATGACTACCTGGGTACTGTTGGGTGGTATTTTACTCATGGCATTCTCCGGAAATATCTGGGTACTAGCTATCGGTGTGGGTGCGTTAGCTTTAACAACATTGTTTAGCTTTATTACACTTCCAGTGGAGTTCGACGCTTCGAACCGTGCTTTGGCTTGGTTAGATAGCGCGCAGATTACACATAGCACAGAGGAACATGATGGTGCAAAAGATGCGCTAAAGTGGGCAGCAATGACCTATGTAGTCGCTGCACTAGCTTCATTAGCTACCTTACTATACTACGCATACATCCTTTTCGGACGTAGAGATTAA
- the ffh gene encoding signal recognition particle protein, whose amino-acid sequence MFSNLQDKLDRAFKVLKGQGNITEINVAETMKEIRKALLDADVNYKTAKSFTDEVRTKALGQNVLTSISPGQLLTKIMSDELTNLMGGSVTELEITKNPTVILIAGLNGAGKTTFSGKLANFLRENKGKKPLLVAGDVYRPAAIDQLEVLGQQVGVPVYVDRASEDPIAIAVAGVEEAKRNGNNVVIIDTAGRLAIDEALMKEITAVKDATQPHEILFVVDSMTGQDAVNTAKAFNDRLDFTGVVLTKLDGDTRGGAALSIKSVVNKPIKFIGTGEKMEALDVFHPDRMASRILGMGDVVSLVERAQQQFDEKEAAELQKKIRKNKFDFNDFKSQIQQIKKMGNMKDLMGMIPGVGKAIKDIEIEDDAFKPIEAIIDSMTPYERQNPDVIDQKRRVRIAKGSGTNIDEVNKLMKQFGDMRKVMKQMSNPGMMSKMMRNMPKSPGKPF is encoded by the coding sequence ATGTTTTCAAACTTACAAGACAAATTAGACAGAGCGTTTAAAGTCCTTAAAGGACAAGGTAACATTACGGAAATCAACGTGGCAGAGACCATGAAAGAGATCCGGAAAGCATTGTTAGATGCCGATGTGAACTACAAAACGGCTAAATCTTTCACGGACGAGGTAAGAACAAAAGCATTAGGTCAAAATGTATTAACGAGCATCTCCCCTGGTCAGTTACTGACCAAGATTATGAGCGACGAACTAACCAACCTCATGGGTGGTTCCGTTACTGAATTAGAGATTACAAAAAATCCTACTGTCATATTAATCGCTGGATTGAATGGTGCCGGTAAAACGACCTTCTCTGGTAAACTAGCAAATTTCTTACGCGAAAACAAAGGTAAAAAACCTTTATTGGTAGCTGGAGACGTGTATCGCCCAGCGGCAATCGATCAGTTAGAAGTATTGGGACAGCAAGTAGGTGTTCCTGTCTATGTAGATCGTGCTTCCGAAGATCCAATTGCTATCGCTGTAGCTGGTGTTGAAGAAGCAAAACGCAATGGCAACAATGTAGTCATCATTGATACGGCCGGTCGCTTAGCGATCGACGAAGCGTTGATGAAGGAGATCACCGCGGTAAAAGACGCCACGCAACCACATGAAATTTTGTTCGTGGTGGATTCCATGACAGGACAAGATGCGGTAAATACAGCCAAAGCATTTAACGATCGCTTGGACTTCACCGGTGTTGTATTGACTAAGTTAGATGGTGATACGCGCGGTGGTGCGGCGCTATCGATCAAATCTGTTGTAAACAAACCGATCAAATTTATCGGTACTGGCGAGAAGATGGAAGCACTGGATGTGTTCCACCCAGATCGCATGGCTTCCCGTATCTTGGGTATGGGCGACGTGGTCTCTTTAGTAGAGCGTGCGCAGCAGCAATTTGATGAAAAAGAAGCGGCAGAACTTCAAAAGAAAATCCGCAAAAACAAGTTCGACTTCAATGACTTTAAATCCCAGATACAGCAGATCAAAAAAATGGGTAATATGAAAGATCTGATGGGCATGATTCCAGGTGTGGGTAAAGCCATTAAAGACATCGAGATTGAAGACGATGCCTTCAAACCTATTGAAGCAATCATCGATTCCATGACACCTTACGAACGTCAAAACCCAGATGTCATTGATCAAAAAAGACGCGTTCGTATTGCTAAAGGTTCAGGAACAAATATTGACGAAGTCAATAAGTTGATGAAGCAATTCGGAGATATGCGTAAGGTAATGAAACAAATGTCTAACCCGGGCATGATGTCTAAGATGATGCGCAATATGCCCAAATCTCCAGGCAAACCATTTTAA
- a CDS encoding NADH-quinone oxidoreductase subunit A — MDDPAQLSEYGKILSLAIVGLILVCGTIFTAKLISPKKPNPIKLSTYECGEEALGTAWVQFNPRFYVVALIFLLFDVELIFIFPWATVFGNAEFIAWDGRWGWFTLIEMAIFIGILVVGLIYVWKNGDLNWIRPKTQVPHVDVPIPASAYESINQKKYVVRSHQQHILESTATVITETEKTASTKPGFTPRFRKAKD; from the coding sequence ATGGATGACCCCGCACAGTTATCGGAATATGGGAAAATACTATCTCTTGCGATAGTAGGACTTATTTTGGTGTGTGGTACGATCTTTACCGCGAAGCTGATTTCGCCAAAAAAACCTAATCCTATAAAATTAAGTACGTACGAATGTGGTGAAGAGGCCTTAGGAACGGCTTGGGTTCAATTCAATCCTCGATTCTATGTAGTTGCGCTTATTTTCCTGCTATTTGATGTAGAACTGATTTTTATTTTCCCTTGGGCTACTGTCTTCGGGAATGCAGAGTTCATCGCTTGGGACGGAAGATGGGGATGGTTTACTTTGATTGAAATGGCGATCTTTATTGGTATTTTAGTCGTTGGGTTAATTTACGTTTGGAAAAATGGAGATCTCAACTGGATAAGACCTAAGACACAGGTTCCTCATGTTGATGTCCCTATACCGGCATCGGCTTATGAGTCCATCAATCAGAAAAAGTATGTGGTACGCAGCCATCAGCAACATATCTTAGAGAGCACAGCAACCGTGATTACAGAAACAGAAAAGACGGCATCTACTAAGCCTGGTTTTACACCAAGATTTAGAAAAGCCAAAGATTAA
- a CDS encoding antibiotic biosynthesis monooxygenase, whose protein sequence is MILEVAVLQIIAGEQANFERDYQTACQYISASKGYITHSLRKCIEKDNQYILLVEWETLEDHTIGFKESPLFKEWEKLLHHYYDPFPTVEHYEVLK, encoded by the coding sequence ATGATTTTAGAAGTAGCTGTATTACAAATTATAGCGGGTGAGCAGGCCAATTTTGAAAGAGATTACCAAACGGCTTGCCAATATATTAGTGCAAGTAAAGGGTATATCACGCATTCACTTCGCAAGTGCATAGAGAAGGATAATCAATATATCCTGTTGGTCGAGTGGGAAACTTTGGAAGATCATACCATCGGTTTTAAAGAATCTCCATTATTCAAAGAATGGGAAAAATTATTACACCATTACTACGATCCATTCCCAACGGTGGAGCATTACGAAGTGTTAAAATAG
- the pyrH gene encoding UMP kinase, whose product MKYKRILLKLSGEALMGEQSYGIDINRVQQYAKEIQEIHSMGLEVAIVIGGGNIHRGLSAEQAGMDRVQADYMGMLATVINSMALQDALEKNGMKTRLLTAIKMEQICEPFIRRRAVRHLEKGRVVIFGAGTGNPYFTTDTAASLRAIEINADAVLKGTRVDGIYTADPEKDPNAQKFEQISFTEVYEKGLNVMDMTAFTLCQENNLPIIVFDMNKSGNLKKLAEGEDIGTIVS is encoded by the coding sequence ATGAAATACAAACGGATCCTACTAAAACTAAGTGGAGAAGCTTTGATGGGAGAGCAAAGCTACGGTATTGATATCAATCGTGTCCAACAATACGCCAAAGAAATTCAGGAAATTCATAGCATGGGACTTGAGGTCGCTATCGTAATCGGTGGTGGCAACATTCATCGCGGGCTAAGCGCAGAACAAGCTGGAATGGATCGAGTACAGGCAGATTATATGGGCATGCTGGCCACAGTGATCAACAGTATGGCACTGCAAGATGCGCTGGAAAAAAATGGTATGAAAACCCGCTTGCTGACTGCCATCAAAATGGAGCAGATCTGCGAACCTTTTATCCGTCGCCGAGCAGTTCGCCACCTGGAAAAAGGTCGCGTAGTGATCTTCGGAGCCGGGACTGGAAACCCCTATTTCACCACGGATACAGCGGCTTCTCTACGTGCAATCGAGATTAACGCCGACGCTGTACTAAAAGGTACGCGGGTGGATGGTATCTATACCGCCGATCCAGAAAAAGATCCAAATGCACAGAAATTCGAACAAATCTCATTTACAGAAGTTTATGAGAAAGGATTGAATGTGATGGATATGACTGCATTCACGCTATGTCAGGAAAACAATCTTCCCATCATTGTTTTCGACATGAACAAATCAGGAAACCTAAAAAAATTGGCTGAAGGGGAAGATATCGGCACAATAGTTAGTTAA
- the purE gene encoding 5-(carboxyamino)imidazole ribonucleotide mutase produces MTTNNPLIGIIMGSKSDLPVMQDAIDVLKHLNVPFEVSVVSAHRTPQRMFDYANAAAERGLKVIIAGAGGAAHLPGMVASITHLPVIGVPVKSSNSIDGWDSILSILQMPNGIPVATVALNAAKNAGILAAQMVAIANPEVTERLIAFKMDLKEKVEQTATEVENIRF; encoded by the coding sequence ATGACAACGAACAATCCGTTAATCGGCATTATCATGGGTAGCAAATCCGACCTTCCTGTGATGCAAGATGCTATCGACGTACTGAAGCATTTAAACGTACCTTTCGAAGTATCGGTCGTCTCTGCACACCGTACGCCTCAGCGTATGTTTGACTACGCAAATGCTGCCGCAGAACGCGGTCTTAAGGTAATCATCGCGGGCGCGGGTGGCGCAGCACATCTGCCAGGCATGGTAGCTTCTATCACGCACTTGCCGGTAATTGGCGTGCCAGTCAAATCATCCAACTCCATTGATGGCTGGGATTCGATCTTATCAATTTTGCAGATGCCCAATGGCATACCTGTCGCTACTGTTGCATTGAATGCAGCAAAGAATGCGGGAATTCTGGCAGCCCAAATGGTGGCTATTGCAAATCCAGAAGTTACCGAAAGATTGATCGCTTTTAAAATGGATCTGAAAGAGAAAGTAGAGCAAACAGCCACAGAAGTAGAGAATATCCGTTTTTAA
- the bshA gene encoding N-acetyl-alpha-D-glucosaminyl L-malate synthase BshA, producing MKIGIVCYPTFGGSGVVATELGKALASSGHEIHFITYSQPARLDFFSENLFYHEVAMSQYPLFDYAPYETALASKLVDVVRYEKLDLLHVHYAIPHASVAFMAKQILATYGIHIPVVTTLHGTDITLVGKDKSFSPVVTFSINQSDGVTTVSDNLKQQTLEYFDVTNHIEVIPNFIDLNRFHSKNHEHFKKAIAPNDERIVVHTSNFRKVKNTGDVIRIFEKINQKIPSKLLMVGDGPDRRNSEELARQLNVWDHVRFLGKQDAIEEILSIADLFLMPSGSESFGLAALEAMACKVPVISSNTGGLPELNIDGFSGYMSDVGDVENMAKQGISILEDNAILAQFKENALARAEDFKICKIVPHYERFYDEVIARVKKAE from the coding sequence ATGAAAATAGGAATAGTTTGTTACCCTACCTTTGGCGGTAGTGGTGTAGTCGCTACTGAACTGGGTAAAGCATTGGCTTCCAGCGGACATGAAATCCATTTTATTACGTATAGTCAACCCGCGCGATTGGATTTCTTCTCGGAGAATCTCTTTTATCATGAGGTAGCCATGTCTCAATATCCACTTTTTGATTATGCACCCTATGAAACCGCATTAGCCAGCAAGCTGGTAGATGTTGTGCGTTATGAAAAACTGGATTTACTTCATGTGCATTATGCTATTCCCCACGCGTCAGTAGCTTTTATGGCAAAACAGATTTTGGCTACTTACGGCATCCATATACCAGTAGTAACCACCTTGCACGGCACGGATATCACTTTGGTCGGAAAAGACAAAAGTTTTAGCCCGGTGGTGACCTTCTCTATCAATCAATCGGATGGTGTCACGACCGTATCAGATAACCTGAAACAGCAAACACTGGAGTACTTTGACGTCACCAACCACATTGAAGTAATTCCGAATTTTATTGACCTTAACAGGTTTCACAGCAAAAATCACGAGCATTTCAAGAAAGCGATTGCACCTAACGACGAGCGGATAGTAGTACACACCTCCAACTTTCGGAAGGTAAAGAACACAGGCGATGTCATTCGGATTTTTGAGAAAATAAATCAAAAGATTCCAAGCAAACTGTTAATGGTGGGCGATGGTCCTGACAGAAGAAATTCGGAAGAGCTAGCTCGTCAGCTAAACGTGTGGGATCATGTACGGTTCTTGGGCAAGCAGGATGCTATTGAAGAAATACTTTCCATTGCCGATCTATTCTTGATGCCGTCCGGCTCCGAAAGCTTTGGACTAGCAGCATTAGAAGCAATGGCTTGCAAGGTGCCCGTAATCTCCTCCAACACGGGCGGTTTACCAGAGTTAAACATCGATGGCTTCAGTGGATATATGAGTGACGTAGGCGATGTAGAAAATATGGCAAAACAAGGTATTTCCATTCTAGAAGATAATGCGATATTAGCACAATTCAAGGAAAATGCACTCGCTAGAGCAGAGGATTTCAAGATCTGCAAAATCGTTCCTCATTACGAGCGTTTCTACGATGAGGTGATAGCGCGTGTGAAAAAAGCAGAATAA